The Sesamum indicum cultivar Zhongzhi No. 13 linkage group LG1, S_indicum_v1.0, whole genome shotgun sequence genome includes a window with the following:
- the LOC105167748 gene encoding SNF2 domain-containing protein CLASSY 4-like — MCASRTPTSAASRRRTRRQWDEYYRNYYDELKGIEQESGGTGGRDKQDKNVVDSESIILDGDGGKSWEKQGFVLIGEKRIGEEKIQQAGSFGGRSVKTENAVQEFDVSRSIRGFGGERMEEKEDNGVAQVGRAVWGRKKLDLRARDDGDCEFECLGEEVVSNCSTLKIGPESRSGSVSKVGNLDEVVSCTLKRTGSPRVGADNGGNNRQRGRGRPGIEPLDSNHMPDDIAASLENSVDSGNSTKMSDGSDDSVDSSDAESTSEEEDESSDEDYNADERLASDDSDVSYYGSDVEGEKDVEDDAYENEKKESDIEQENGNDSEDDYNGDDEQDNVNTVIDDKDKFSSARKSTGISGKKENDIKQGRDDEIDESFNATHDGSGHNKASADRKKDGNLVIIIDDDEKSPSVRKSARTNRTRDSELAGLNRIFEPHANYRCMDETGRNEVCRGSFAAGNARKEANHNSNENWIKKRKINEFEILVDCDKSNDKEERSLSKCPPPGTISKSEKEGPVLGGFCSPVPTVERGVYTSMDDESISSGDKGSCHTERVLERGLLFSKKGMKLGKRKTHAARNLDLIKILVASINSLKEEQCPIEDYVPAQNTLPLKFRFEDEVQPSPEKSEWEKQMDSLFCDLELGLRETEIHRTKPSVIENDVVNPTEMDRSPAACCGRGEHQPILDEQIGLVCRYCYAVILDIKHVLPPFYTPPSWRRDRKDFDDLPSSIISQIQFQDSASGSPNSIDRAKGGTVWDLIAGVEKEMYPHQREGFEFMWKNIAGDIRIEKLKQPLPDGGRGCIISHAPGTGKTRLTIMFLLTFLKLYPTCRPVIIAPRGMLLTWESEFIKWHVHIPFHNLNKEELSGEENAIAANIIGQVGGGGGMSRDYIRLLKLYSWMKGRSILGVSYKLFEKLAGEKGKKGQNEQIRKVLRELPGLLVLDEGHTPRNNQSLIWKTLTKVATQRRIILSGTPFQNNLTELYNTLCLVNPKFDNHLGSEYNISRSETHGRKGNFDRKKWINLTSSIGKNSGDGLNKLKAMLDPFVHVHKGTILQESLLGLRDTLVFLHPTELQKTLLENASKSRHIFHRIRMVSLISVHPSLAAVGMGTFSAHKSKLEEIELDIEAGVKTKFVVNLIWLADALGERVLVFSQYIDPLVFIKNRITSHFSWSEGKEVLYMDGQLDVNQRQDSISSFNDDTGEAKVLLASERACSEGINLVGASRVVLLDTVWNPSIEKQAISRAYRLGQKKVVYVYRLFTSGTEVKIYAQQVQKQRMSQLIFSPRDGQACQSDKSPVVSRDKVLEAMLGDQKFGRSFEKIIHQPKESDLIEIFGLVDQQ, encoded by the exons ATGTGTGCTAGTAGAACTCCTACAAGTGCTGCGTCAAGGAGAAGAACCAGACGTCAGTGGGACgaatattacagaaattacTACGATGAGTTAAAGGGGATTGAACAAGAAAGTGGTGGTACTGGTGGGAGGGACAAGCAGGATAAAAATGTGGTTGATTCTGAGTCTATTATTCTGGATGGGGATGGTGGGAAGAGTTGGGAGAAACAAGGTTTTGTGCTCATTGGTGAGAAGAGAATTGGTGAGGAGAAAATTCAACAGGCTGGGAGTTTTGGGGGAAGGAGTGTGAAGACTGAAAATGCAGTTCAAGAATTTGATGTCTCAAGGAGTATCAGGGGATTTGGTGGAGAGAGGATGGAGGAGAAGGAGGATAATGGTGTGGCTCAAGTGGGACGGGCAGTGTGGGGGAGGAAGAAATTGGATTTAAGAGCTAGAGATGATGGTGATTGTGAATTTGAATGTTTGGGTGAAGAGGTTGTCTCAAATTGCTCTACCTTGAAAATCGGGCCAGAATCAAGATCTGGGTCTGTGTCGAAAGTAGGTAATTTGGATGAGGTTGTCTCCTGTACCTTAAAGAGAACTGGGAGTCCGAGGGTTGGGGCAGATAATGGGGGAAATAATAGACAGAGGGGTAGAGGAAGGCCTGGAATCGAACCTCTGGATAGTAACCATATGCCTGACGACATTGCTGCTAGTCTCGAGAATTCTGTGGATTCTGGGAATTCAACTAAGATGTCGGATGGATCAGATGATTCAGTTGATTCGTCGGACGCTGAATCAACTAGTGAGGAGGAGGATGAATCTTCTGATGAGGATTATAATGCGGATGAACGATTGGCCTCTGATGATTCAGATGTTTCATATTATGGCAGTGAtgttgagggagaaaaagATGTTGAGGATGATGCTTatgaaaatgagaagaaagaaagtgaTATTGAGCAAGAAAATGGTAATGACAGTGAGGACGACTATAATGGGGACGATGAACAGGACAACGTGAATACTGTCATTGATGACAAGGACAAATTTTCCAGTGCCAGGAAAAGTACAGGAATTAgtgggaagaaagaaaatgacatTAAGCAAGGAAGAGACGACGAGATTGATGAGAGCTTTAATGCAACCCATGACGGCAGTGGTCATAATAAAGCAAGTGCTGATAGGAAAAAAGATGGGAATCTAGTGATTAtcattgatgatgatgagaagtCTCCCAGTGTCAGGAAGAGCGCAAGAACCAATCGGACAAGAGACAGTGAACTAGCTGGAttaaatagaatctttgaacCACATGCTAATTATCGCTGTATGGATGAGACAGGGAGAAATGAAGTCTGCAGGGGTTCTTTCGCAGCTGGTAATGCAAGGAAGGAGGCCAATCATAATTCAAATGAGAATTGGATtaagaagagaaaaattaatgaattcgAGATTCTGGTTGATTGTGATAAAAGTAATGATAAAGAGGAGAGAAGTCTGTCAAAATGTCCGCCACCAGGCACAATTTCCAAGTCTGAGAAAGAGGGACCTGTACTTGGCGGGTTTTGTTCTCCAGTCCCTACCGTGGAAAGGGGTGTATATACTTCCATGGATGATGAATCTATATCTTCAGGAGATAAGGGCAGCTGCCATACTGAACGGGTGCTAGAAAGGGGTCTGCTATTCTCAAAAAAAGGAATGAAGCTCGGCAAGAGAAAGACTCATGCTGCAAGAAACCTTGACCTGATCAAGATTCTAGTAGCATCCATAAATTCACTTAAGGAAGAACAATGTCCTATTGAAGATTATGTGCCAGCTCAGAACACTCTTCCACTAAAGTTCAGGTTTGAGGATGAGGTGCAGCCTTCCCCTGAGAAATCAGAGTGGGAGAAGCAAATGGATTCGCTCTTCTGTGATCTAGAATTGGGGCTTCGGGAAACTGAGATTCACCGCACTAAACCTTCTGTG ATAGAAAATGATGTTGTCAACCCCACAGAGATGGATAGAAGTCCAGCAGCTTGTTGTGGCCGAGGAGAGCATCAGCCGATTCTTGATGAACAGATAGGACTTGTGTGTAGATACTGTTATGCTGTAATCCTGGACATAAAACATGTCTTACCACCTTTT TATACACCACCTTCTTGGAGACGAGACAGGAAGGACTTTGATGATTTACCAAGCTCTATCATTAGTCAAATTCAATTTCAGGACTCTGCTTCTGGATCTCCTAATTCCATTGATCGTGCCAAAGGAGGCACAGTATGGGATTTGATTGCTGGtgttgaaaaagaaatgtatcCTCACCAACGTGAAGGTTTTGAGTTCATGTGGAAAAATATAGCAGGAGATATTAGAATTGAAAAACTGAAACAGCCCCTTCCTGATGGTGGGAGGGGTTGCATAATTTCACATGCCCCTGGCACTGGTAAAACTCGACTGACTATAATGTTTCTCCTCACATTTTTGAAGCTGTATCCTACCTGTCGCCCTGTAATCATAGCTCCTCGAGGCATGCTGCTAACTTGGGAATCCGAGTTCATAAAATGGCATGTTCACATACCATTCCACAATTTGAATAAGGAGGAGTTATCAGGAGAAGAAAATGCTATTGCTGCCAATATTATCGGGCAAgttggaggtggtggtggaatGAGCAGAGACTATATCCGGCTTTTGAAATTGTATTCCTGGATGAAAGGCAGAAGTATCTTAGGAGTCAGCTACAAGTTGTTTGAGAAGCTTGCTGGAGAGAAGGGGAAAAAGGGACAAAATGAGCAAATCAGGAAAGTGCTACGGGAATTACCAGGTCTTCTAGTGCTTGATGAAGGGCATACCCCTAGAAATAACCAAAGTCTAATATGGAAGACTTTGACAAAAGTTGCAACACAGAGACGCATAATCTTGTCTGGGACGCCATTCCAGAACAATCTTACTGAGTTATACAATACACTCTGCCTAGTTAATCCAAAGTTCGACAATCATCTTGGATCGGAGTATAATATAAGTCGTTCAGAAACTCATGGGCGAAAAGGcaattttgatagaaaaaaatgGATCAATTTGACTAGTTCTATTGGCAAAAATTCAGGTGATGGGCTAAATAAACTCAAAGCAATGCTTGATCCCTTTGTACATGTGCACAAAGGAACTATTCTTCAAGAAAGCCTTCTGGGATTGAGGGACACTCTAGTATTCTTGCACCCGACTGAATTGCAAAAGACCTTACTGGAAAATGCTAGCAAATCTCGGCACATTTTTCACAGGATTCGGATGGTGTCCCTGATCTCTGTCCATCCTTCTCTAGCAGCAGTGGGGATGGGAACGTTTTCTGCTCACAAGAGTAAGCTAGAGGAGATTGAATTGGATATTGAAGCCGGAGTAAAGACTAAATTTGTTGTGAATCTGATATGGCTAGCTGATGCACTTGGGGAGAGGGTCTTGGTTTTCAGTCAGTATATTGATCCTCTagtctttataaaaaatcggATCACATCTCATTTCTCTTGGAGTGAAGGAAAAGAAGTGCTTTACATGGACGGTCAACTTGATGTCAACCAGCGTCAAGATTCTATATCTTCTTTCAATGACGACACAGGCGAAGCAAAGGTGCTTCTTGCATCAGAAAGAGCTTGTTCTGAAGGGATAAATTTGGTAGGGGCTTCAAGAGTTGTATTGCTTGATACCGTCTGGAACCCTTCAATTGAAAAGCAAGCCATAAGCCGGGCATACAGGCTGGGCCAGAAAAAGGTTGTTTATGTATATCGTCTGTTTACCTCTGGGACTGAGGTTAAAATATACGCCCAACAAGTTCAAAAACAGCGCATGTCACAGTTGATATTTTCTCCTCGAGACGGACAAGCTTGCCAAAGTGACAAATCACCTGTAGTCTCGAGAGACAAAGTTTTGGAAGCCATGCTTGGTGATCAAAAGTTCGGTCGAAGTTTTGAGAAGATAATTCACCAGCCAAAGGAGTCTGATCTGATTGAAATATTTGGGTTAGTGGACCAGCAGTAA